A segment of the Carya illinoinensis cultivar Pawnee chromosome 1, C.illinoinensisPawnee_v1, whole genome shotgun sequence genome:
AACTTCACAAGGAATCTTTCAATaagatacatccatctatactgggCTAGTCCTCCAAGTCGAGCCTAATGTGGCAAATAAACGACTAAGTGAACCATGATATCAAAAAACGACAGTGGATAAATACTCTCTAGCTTATACAATATTATAGCAATTTCTCATTCCATACGTTCCAAAGCTTCTATATTCAATGTTCTAGCAcataaatctttaaaaaatacacaTAGCTCATTCAAAGCCATGCATAAATCTCTCATAAACTACCCACGAATACTAACTGGCTACATACGTTGTAAAAATACATAACAATTATGGCATATTAATCCAGTAACTTTCCAATCATTTGTCTGCACATACCTTGTTAGATTCGAGGCATAACCTtttggtaatttaatttttattaaccaCTCACAAAAGTTAATCCTTTCATTCCTTAACAATGCATACCAAACAATTGGAATATAGACAGACAAACCATTCTGTTGTAAGTGCATTTCTTGTTTGATTCCCAACTGTTTCAAATCCTTCCTCGAGTTTAACGTATTCTTGCTTTCAATtaacatcaatgttcccaacatggattcacatatatttttctcaatatgcataacgtTGAGACTATGtcgcaattttaacattgaccAGTACGGGAATTCAAATAATATGCTCTTCTTTATCTAATTCAACTCATTCTTAGTTTGCTTTTACTTACgttattttttatctaactcATTACTACTGACATGCACCAATTGTACAAGTACATCCTGCCCATACATATATGGTGGAGGGTGCACCCGTTCAACAATCCCATCAAATATTTTAGAGTTTCCACATCATCTATGGTCAACAAGTAAATAGCGATGATTACCCATAAAGCATAGTTTCATCCCATACGTAAGCCACTTAGATTGTGTCTGTTTGTTACATGTCAAACATgtcattttccccttagtactcaaACTTGACAAGTTTTCATATGCgagaaaatcatttattttccATAAGACTACAGGATGCATCTTGAATGAAGTATCCGTTTATGCATCAAATGTGTTGACCTCATTCTCCCATAAATCTTTGAACTCAACAATCAATAGTTGTAAATATACGTCTATATCATTTCATGGTGATCTCGGACCAgaaatgagcaaactcatcataaAATATGGATCATTCATACACTTCTATGGTAATAAATTGTACAACATAAGTACAATTGGCCAAGTACTATATGaagtactcatatttccaaacgTAATTAAATCCATATGTTGCCAACCCAAGATGCACATTATGAGGTTCTCAAAATTAGTACCTCCCCACCTTTCTCTACCACATCTTCTTCGTTATCATGCTACCCTTTTCCACTATGTTGTTTCtatccccctttttttttttactctttacTGCTTACTCCCTTTATCTCCtttcttctcatctcaaactcttGGACAAATGCTTCTCCTACATCTTCTCCCCTCTGCACATCCATCTCCTTCTGCAACAAGTCATTTACTATTTTGTCACCCCTTCCTCTCCTCTCGTCACCTCTGTGTGTATTTTATGGCCCCAATCCGAGCTTCTAAAaagctctttcttttttgctcttgCCCCTACTCTCAACCAAACTCCAAATTGAGCCCCCTCTCTCCTCTTTCCCCTTACAAGTCGTAACACCATGTGTAATACAGccacaactaaaacaaaaatgtGTTAACTTCTCATACCTGAGGGGTATCCAGTGAGCCTTCCCTTTAATTATTATGGTTCTTCCTCTCACCAAAGGTTGTGATAAATCAATATCTATTAAAACCCTTGAAAATTTTCCTCATCCACTCCTATCTTCCTGCATATCCACCTCCTCTACTCTGCTAATGGTGGCTCCTATGAGCTCCCCTCATTCCCTGTTCATGTACACCAATGGTGAGTCATGCTTCTAAACCCAGAATCTTTCTCGTTTGAAATTCATTCTCTATGATGGTGTATATCCATCAAACTGCAAAATCACAAACAATTAGTTATCAAAGAGCCATGGCCTTCCATCCAGAATACGCTACTTATCAGCTTGATTGGCAAAAATCATCACAAATGTATTCATTCTCACCTCTTGAAACTTAGATCTCTTATCCTCCACATTTTGGCCATCGTAGATTCAATCAATGCTTGACTAATACTCCTCTCCACCCATACATTTCCACCCAAACTTCGTTCTCCTTTGAAATTCAGGTCCTCCGATATGTTGTCTCCAAGCTCTATAGTCAGAGCTTCCTCTTCCGTTAACCTCAGTCTCTCCCACTGCTCCTCTATTTCGTTCATCCTTCTCCACCTTAAACTCTCTGTCGTCTCTGCCGAATCCAATCACCAATAACGACGAAAATATTGGTTATGGACTTATGGTAAGCCACTTCACCTCACAACCACCTCTAATTATGTTAGAATCTTGGTGGACCCTACACTTCACCTCATCCTTCCTCTGGAGAGAAAAAAGAGGGAAGACTATATTGCAAGCCTCCTACATATGATTTTGGCAATTGGTTATTCTTTAAAGGTTAACAGAAAGTGAACCAGTTATCAGTTGTTGCACTTAAATACCTATACATATGCCAAAAATATAGGCTCACATCTTAtcactataaaataaattcatagtatAACTTGTTCATACGTGATGTGATTGAACTTGCAAATAGTGTCTCTCTTATGTAGATTTCTTTTTCGGTCTAGGTGTTTATGTCTAGCTTTTTAGTGCTCATTTGGATATTAAGAATATTTGATAAGACTTGTAAATGATggtgaaataatttgtgaatagtagtaaaataatttaagttagaatatttttttgagttttgataaatgagataaaaaaaaaattaatcaaaatatcctAAAGTTCAAAAagtatttgaataaaaaaatttaatattatttttatttaaaaatttgataattgtgtattgttttttgttttgtgtgaagtttgaaaaaattgtaatgattaaatataaaaattggagatttgaaattaaaaaatattttgcatttaaataatatttaaaaataaaatatttgagaataccTTGAAACTGTTtgattaaatatgaaataacatatATAACTAAGTTGCTTACTATCGGCATTTCGcggaaaaaggataaaaaagttCGTTACATAAGCTGAATCATTAAACAATAAATAGAACCTTTAAAAATTTGTCAATATATATTACATAGCTTTAAATACAGTTAGAAGTGTGTGGGATGTAGTCATGTAGGGTAACTTCATTTGCCATCCAATTGAGCCTCGGGAGGCATCATGGTGATATGGGATCAAAGGGTGGTAGAGAGATGGAAGATTGTGCGTAATAATCCTTATTCTACGTCTGCGTAAATCAACTGGAGACTTATAGACATTACATATAATAGAAACATTTATgctattctttaaaaaaataaaaaataaatcaaaatctgAGGGTAAAGGGTCCCTCTCGTTCGGTCTTATCTTAATCCATTTCTATTCTTCTTTTAGGTAAGTTAAATctaaatgccttttttttttttttccccttaattactattttttggaaaagtttCTTTTTATACTTCTCAATGAGTCACCATCAATGCCAGTCTTGTTGCTTTCTGGGTTAAAGCACTCAAATGGTCCAAGCTGGAAGATGGTACGTCAATAGGCCTACCTTCTCGGAATATCGGGgtgcctttatttatttatttttttttgagagaaaatatctaattttcattcatatcaataagTTTCGATACAAAAAGGAATAGTATCTACCATAGTAATGCTATCACTGATGCTTAATGCATCTTGACACAGAGCGTGTGCTACAGAATTACAAGTCCTCTTTACATGGCTTGCTATCCACACAGTGAAAGAGTCTAAGGTTGCTTTTGTAGCTTTGATCAAAACCCCTGCATAAGAATCTGTTTCGGCTTGGGACTTTAGGTAGTTGACTACCTGTAGGGAATCACCCTCCATAACCACATTCTGCCACCCTATAGTTTTTAGGAAAATAGATGCTTGGAGGGCAGCATAAGCCTCAATTAGAAAAGGGTCGAGGCAGAGAGTATGACTCATTCTCATGGTGGCTAGAACCTTCCCTTCCCCATCTCTTACCACTGCCCCAACTCCAACCTTGCAACTTGTTTTATCCAAGCCTGCATCCTAGTTAACTTTTAGCTTCCCTTGTGGGGGAGCTTCCCAAGTAAGATGGACATTTGAGGGAGAGGAGTACTTCTGGGCAGgttggtgcatttggttaaGGTCTACTATGAGAAGTTTGACACTTTGAGTGATGGATCTTGGGTGAGAGAGGGTGTTGCTGAAAATAACTTCATTCcttcttttccaaattttccaaGCCGTGAGGGCAAATTCAaccatctcttcttcttcaaaggTACTAAGGCACGCTTCTAGTAGAGTCTTGAAAGAACGGCAAGGAAAGCTAGACTTTTGGATCTTCTTACTGCACTGGTTCCACACATCCTGGGCAGAGGGACACTCCCAAAGAGCATGTGCTACTGTCTCGGGATGGAGCTTGCAAATCGGGCAGGAGTCTTCATCAGCAACTTTCCTTTGGTGAAGTTTGACCTTGGTGGGGATGGCTTCCAGGCAGGCCCTCCATAGGAAATTCTTGGTTGCCATTGGTACACTGAGTTGCCATATGGATGACCAAGTTAAGTCTTCTTTCACAGCTGTAGAAGATTGGCCTTACTTTTGGTTTTCCATCTCTGATATCAGATAATATGCTGACTTGACAGTGAATACACCAGTAGTAGTGCCTCTCCATAGCATTCTATCAGAGGTGGGATAGGGACTGAGGGGGATCCTCTTGACAAAATCAGCTTCTGTACTGTCAAAAACAGCTTCAACCAGTGGGTAGTTCCATTGGTTAGTGGTCTTATCAATAAGCATGGCCACTTTTGAGTCTGAAGGTAGAAACCTGATTGAACTCTGTGGCTTAAAGGTTGACGGTTGAAGGAGCAACTTGTCATTCCAGATTTCTATAGATTGTCCATCACAAACACGCCACACAAGTCCTTCCTTCAGCAGAGAACTAGCAGAGACGAAACTCTGCCAAAGGAAAGAGGAGTTATTCCCTCTCTTTGCATCCAAGAAGGTGCTACACTTGAAGTACTTTGTTCTAAAGACCATGGGAGCAAGAGAACTAGGAGAGGAGATGATCCTCCATCCTTGTTTTGCAAGGAGAGCACTATTGAAGAGTTCAAAATCCCTTACACCCAACCCTCCTGACTTTTTAGACTTAACCATCTGTTTCCATGAGACCCAGTGAATTTTATGTTCCTTTTCCTGTTGGCCCCACCAGAAACCTCTTACTTGCTTGTTGAGCTTGTTGAGAAGCTGCCTTGGGAGCTTGAAAATACCCATGCTGTAGGTTGGAATGGCCTGAATGACTGCCTTGATTAAGGTTTCCTCGCCTACTTGAGGAAGTAGCTCCGTCTTCCAACTGTTCAGTTTTGCTTGAACTCTGTCTAGAATGCCTTTGAATGACTGGGACCTGGCCCTTCCTACTAGTGCTGTTAGTCCCAGATACTTCTCATAAGAACTGGTTCCACGAATTCCAGCAATTCTTGTGACAATGTCCCTGGTCTGTTCTCTAGtgtttgagctgaaaaagatgGAGGTCTTGTCTTTATTGAGTCTCTGGCCAGAAGCTTTCTCATAGGATTCCAATAGGGAGTACAATTGGCTCCACTCAATTGAATTAGCTTTGCAAAAAAGGAGagagtcatctgcaaaaaaataaatggttaatGTGCAGGTGATTTTTCCTGATTGGTAGGCCTGTGATCAGGTGATTCTTTGCAGCATGGTTTAGCAAGTAGCTTAGAGCTTCTGTGCATATGATGAATAGGTAGGGTGAGAGGGGTCACCCTGCCTTAGGCCTCTGGTAGGCCAGAAAGAGGGTTGAGGTTCCCCATTCACAATGAGAGAATAAGAAACTGAGGAGACACACTTCATCACTAGCTCTATCCAGGTAACTGGAAACCCCATCTTCTTCATGACAGATTTCAGAAAAAACCCACTCAATTCTGTCATAGGCTTTGCTCATGTCGAGTTTTAAAGCCATATATCCCTCCTTTCCTTTCAATCTAGCCTTCATAGTGTGTAAGGACTCGAAAGCTACAATGATACTATCTGTTATGAGCCTTCCAGGTACAAATGCTGTCTGAGTAGGGGATATGATGGTAGGGAGGATTTTTTTAAGCCTATTAGCCAAGGCTTTTGCAATGATCTTGTAAAGAACATTGTATAAACTTATTGGTCCGAAATATGTAACAAGGCTTGGGTTATGCTTCTTTGGGATGAGAGCTATGAGTGTCTCATTTAGGGTGTTGTTCCACTTGCCTCCATTTAGGACCTCAAGGGATGCCTTAGAAACACTGTTGCCCACTATGTCCCAGTATTTCTGAAAAAACAATGCAGGGAAACCATCAGCCCAGGGGATCCGAGAGGATTCATGCTAAAGACTGCTTCTTTGACTTTAATTTCTGTGAAGGTTGCAGAAAGGGAAGAAAACATGTCTTCTATAATGACCTTCTACAGAGGTCTTAGACAGTCATCGATGCCTGAAGGTTGGGAGGATGTGAACAATTCTGTGAAAAAGTCTAGCAGGGTTTGGCAAATAGTTTGAGGATCCTGAGTTGAGAGGCCTGTTTTTGTTAGGAGCCTGTGAATGGAATTAGTCTTTTGGAGGATACTAAATTGGCTCAAGAAAAGTCTAGGGAGAGTCAAGAAAGGACAATAGATGGACTGATGAGAAGTACTTGGAGACCCCCAAGGCCCAACTGTGTGAAGTTAATGTTGATGCAGCCTTGGACACTAAACAGGGAAGGATGGGGATTGGCATTGTAGTGAGGGATTTCAGGGGGGATGTCCAAGCGGTTGCTGCTGCCCCAAAACAAGCAGTTAGGTCAGCCAATGTAGCTGAAAGCTGGGCTATGTTGCGTGCTGTTCTGTTGTGCAGTGAACTGGGTCTAAGACAGGTGCAACTGGAAGGAGATACAAAGGCAGTCGTGGATGCGGTCAGCTCTACTTCACACAATTTATCCTGGGATGGGTAAGTTATAGAGGACATCAAATCTGCTTTGTCTGCATAGCCAAATTGGTCTGTGTTTTTCTCAGGTAGAGATGGTAACAAAGCAGCACATGCAGCTGCAAAATTGGCTTTATCCTTAGGCACCGAGTGTGTATGGATGGAGGAGGTACTAGATGAGGTCCTCCCCGTTGTCATAGACTCATATTAGATAAATCTTATATTGTTATGACAGTTTAATGAATCAaagtttcatttcaaaaaaaaaaaaaaactttctcaAACGCCCGCAATCAAAATATCTCTCTTGTAATTCAATTGTATATCCCCTCTTTGtaggtataaaaaaaatattcctccttttaaaaaaacagagagagaaatcataaatatatatatatatatttatatatatatatataatatttttaagagaataaacTGACTAAGGCTTGGTTTGTTTTTACAAgcaatctcatcttatctaatcattataatttttctgaaaaaaatacaaaaacaattcaacttcttcaaatctcaaaataaaaataatattaagaagtAATATTcgaacaatatttatttaatttgtaactttcatcttatcttatctataTAACTAAACGAGACCTAAAACaagcaattaaaaaaagaaaaataatatttacagtcgtatACAAGTCTCGCATACTGtttataaaaaatgtgaataaatttgaaatttatatgaaaaaaattaattttttagtaatatatTACACTTTTGTAAAATAAGTGTGctgaatttatatattgtaagattactcttaaaacaataaagaaaagaagactAGAAAGTAAAGTCACATTCATATGgataattaatcaagaatatgatattaaaaataaattaatttataaaaaaaacaaataatagtgAGTGTGAGGTTTGAGATTCGGATAAAGTAGAACCACGTAGGCGCCACGGCCACCACAAGGTTACATAACTCAATTGCATGGAGGATCACTTTGGTGACTAGCTGACTTCAGAGTCATCGCTCGCGCGAAATTTCTTCCGTGCTCTCTGCTTCTTCTTCACGGAACTTCTGCAAATACCGAAGACCATTCTTATTGTTTCTCAGCATCCATGCAAGCAATACAGATGTAAGGAACTCCAAATATGCTCAGTTCTATGCATTTTCGTTCACTCTctgtttcagtttttgtttggtAGATAAGAAACggttagaaaagaaaataaaagaatactAACCCCAGAGAACAAGACCCTTTCCACtgatattgagtttgcttcacCAGTTTCGCTTCGTAGATATGGttggcttttattttttgtttcattttttatttttccctttctgGACCGCCGACATGTTGAGCCTCtaacctgtccgaaaatcacacaaaataattttaaagtggttcagcaaattgcttacgtccacttgagcctcttttatagaatttgtacaagattttcagaaaatctacaaaattctatttctctctctcacgtccctcttcctttcctcactccactgcccttgatctctcaccgcagtgaggatggTTTTCTCTTCAgaattcatctccttttataggagaaccaTGGGGGACAAAGCTCCCATGTTTCTTGACCAAGAGGGAGGTGTATTTCGGTGCAGCTTGATCAAGAGCTCTCTTGGTCCACATTTGCTGCAGAATTACGGTGCCTAATACAACAAAGGAAGAAACGGTGCACATGTGCAGCCCTtcatacttgggttgattcaacacGACAAAATCAGTAGATAACAGTACAAATGTTTTCGTCTTCTTGTATTTCCGTTCACTCtactcagcaaccaaacagaaagttgatatttgagtgcTTTTCTTGATCAAGGATGAAACCATACTAGTAAAGGACATCAGCTTATATcggctttttattttcttcttgtctTTTTATCACCACTACTCAAGTCGAGAAATTTGCTTTACATTTTGATCGTTTATCATGTTGTCTCTAAATTACCAAAGTCTTGAATTCCAATTAATCTCTACTTCTGACTGTAAAAAGGGGATTAAGAGTGGTAGAAAGTGATCAAATCGTGTTACGCATTTAAAGTTGTCGCTTCTTTTCAGAGTTGACTAGTCCCTGCTCGGAAAAGTGATAAATATTAGTCATAAATTGCTATAATATCACATTTCTTCCTCATATTGTTTGGCTTTCACATTACGTAGCATAGGACATTCTGTAATTCCATTGTAGAGAATATCGAATCTGAACTTCTACTTCTACAGGGCCTGGATTTCAGTTTTTGACATCTGTAACTAAAACCGTGTCAAAATAACGAGTTGGGCTCTTTCTATTGGAGTTCTAATTGGCCGCAGGAATGGATTCCAGGCGAAATAATTTTATGAGGTTAGTTTTGTTGAAGCCCGAGTACTTCCCCCAACAGTCTCCATTTATTTGCTCGGTTTCCTCTGGTTTGGAATTTGACACTTTAAATGCTTTCTTCCAGGTTTCAAAGTTGGAGTTCGGAGAAATCTTCCAGTTTTGAGCATCAACATTCCACGAACGATCGAAAAAATGCAAGAAACAGTTCTAGACCCACATTTGGCAGAGTTTTTAAGAAGACTAAAATCTTTGACCCTCAGGATCAATTTGTTCAAACATGGAACAAAATATTTGTGCTTTCTTGTGTGGTATCAGTGGCTTTGGACCCACTCTTCTTTTACACCCCAGTTTTGAAGGTGTATGAGGAGGAGCAATGCTTAAGCTTTAATTTGGATCGGACAAAACTCTCGAGATTATTGCTTCTGTTCTTCGTTCAGTCACAGATGCTTTTTATGCAATACATATATACTTTCAGTTTCGAACTGGGATTATCCCACCTTCATCTCGTCATCATGTGTTTGGATGGGGAGAGTTGATTGTTGATCCTAAGGCAATCGCAAAGAGATATCTGTCCACATACTTCATTATCGACATTCTGGCAATCCTTCCCTGCCCACAGGTATGGGTGTGATATTCAATCAATCTCCAAGTATCTGTTATCTGTTGTATTACTATGATAGCTCTGttacataaattatataaatatatatatataaggtgcAAGTCTTACAATTTTGACGTGTTGCAGGTGGTAGTACTTTTAGCGTCGAAAAAGGAAACGCCAATGGTGACGAAGGAATTGTTGAAGTTAGTAATCTTCTCCCAATATGTGCCGAGGCTTTTACGGATCTACCCGCAATATGTAGAAGTAATTAGGACCTCTGGCATTCTGATTCGGACAGCATGGACTGGAGCTGCTTATAATCTTTTCCTCTACATGCTAGCTAGTCACGTAAATTAcatgaatttttgttttctggGTTCAAGTTCTTCAACCTATTAATCCAAGATTGTTTGTTAACGAACCATGTATGTACCAGGTAGTTGGAGCCTTTTGGTACTTGTTTGGCACAGAAAGACAGGCTTCCTGCTGGAAAAAAATGTGCAGTAACATTACAGGTTGTCCAGATAAAGGTTTTTACTGCCGTGATGATAACCAGAGTAGTGAACGTGGCTATTTGCATAATATTAGTCGGTTTTGCCGTATTGTCGAACCATATGATCAGAAGGGAAACTCAACTAATGAGGCCTTCGACTATGGAATATTTACTAAAGTTTTGAAGTCTGGAGTGGTGGAATCAAAAAACTTTTTAGACAAATCTTCTTACTGCTTTTGGTGGGGATTGCGTAGTCTGAGGTTAGTAATATATAAATCCTGAAAAAGATCCGGTCAAAGTTTTTGTTTCAACATGAAGGCCTCAAGTGGAAGAGAGGGGCCTTACATCATTTGTCTATCGATATTGATCTCACAGCGAGGGTGGCCGCcacaaaaattttcttattaaagctTTCCGTCGTATGTTCCAAGCAAATCTTGTCAACTTATAGTAAGCCATTTTTAACTTGTacccttccttttctttcagTTCTCTTGGCCAAAACTTGGATACAAGTACATATTTCTGGGAGATAGTCTTTGCTGTTTCCATAGCCATCGCTGGGTTGGTCTTATTCTCATTACTTATAGGCAATATGCAGGTAATACTTTGGTCCTCATGATGGATTCTCTTGCCAATCTATAATCTATTGTTGTAGCATTATAATCTATTGTTATAGCATTATGATAACATTTCCAACTAATGGTTTTACACAGACGCAGATTCCCAGCTAATTCGTCAATATAAGTTACATGCTTAATTATTTGTACATATACTCAATCAATCTTCAGGCAATACCTTTGAGGTGTATTTAATCTCAACAGTTCTTGTATTCTATTTTAGCCTTCTAGTTCTAGCTGCTATGTTACCAACGACAACATGATGATATGCGTCTGTTCTTTCTAATACCATCCATTCAATTTCAACTAAAAACCTATTTGCCGAACACTCATTATTCTAGAATGGACTAAGGTGATATCATGTTTCTTGTGCTGTTATAGAAATATCTGCAATCCCTGCAATCCACAATagtgaaaatagaagaaatgagaaaaaggaaGACTGATGTTGAACAGTGGGAACAGTGGATGTCCCAACGTATGCTCCCTGAAAACTTAAGGAAGCGGGTTAGACGATATGAACAGTACAAGTGGCTAGAAACAAGAGGTGTGGATGAAGAGAATCTCTTCCGTAACCTTCCTAAGGATCTCAGAAGGGACATAAAGCGCTATCTTTGCCTTGATCTTCTTAAGAAGGTAACACTTGTTGGCATATGAAgtgagatatttttatctaagaAAAATTTAGTTTATCACTCTCATGAAAATAGATTACAATACATTAGCTTATATATAGACACATAAAACTCATCTTACTTGATGATCAAAAattactcttaaaaaaataaaaggacatTCTTGAGAAACTAAAagacaattttgaaaaattaaatgtcACTCTTGAAAAATTAATCTTACTTGTGCATCTTACAATggtattaatctatttttaataatacttcctttgattgtttttgtgcaTCATTTTGTCGTTTGCTTTAGCTAAGGTATTGTTCATCGAgttgattttatctttaagGTACCCATGTTCGCAAAGATGGATCAACAACTATGGGATCCGCTGGTTGATCGTCTCAAGCCAGTACTTTACACACAATTCAGCTACATTGTTCGTGAAGGGGATCCAGTGGACGAGATGCTCTTTATCATGCGAGGAAATCTAACCACTTTCACTACCAATGGTGGAATAATTGGTTTTTTCAACACTGCTATTCTTAAAGCCGGTGACTTTTGTGGAGAAGAGCTTCTTACTTGGGTCCTATTTGACCAGTCCTCGACCACATTCCCCCTTTCAACAAGAACAGTGAAGGTAAATACAGAGGTTCAAGCCTTTGCTCTAATGGCGGAGGATTTGAAGACTGTGGCTTCTCAGTTTCTGAAACTTCACACCAAGGAGTTGCAGAACACTTTCAAGTAAGGCTTTAAGCCATTCCTATTAACTTTTTGGATAATTATTCTATCGTTATCAAAACAGAGAAAGATGATGattttttcttgctttgttGCATTGTCAGTCACaagaattatttataataacttGAACAAATATTGAAGcgtttaataaaaaaagtacaataatCGCAATTTGAACTCTTATAATCTTCCTCATCTGCGTGCATGATCCTTGATATAATTAGTGACTATGCAAATATCACTGTCAGGTTCTACTCCC
Coding sequences within it:
- the LOC122311241 gene encoding LOW QUALITY PROTEIN: cyclic nucleotide-gated ion channel 1-like (The sequence of the model RefSeq protein was modified relative to this genomic sequence to represent the inferred CDS: deleted 2 bases in 1 codon; substituted 1 base at 1 genomic stop codon), whose amino-acid sequence is MDSRRNNFMRFQSWSSEKSSSFEHQHSTNDRKNARNSSRPTFGRVFKKTKIFDPQDQFVQTWNKIFVLSCVVSVALDPLFFYTPVLKVYEEEQCLLXFGSDKTLEIIASVLRSVTDAFYAIHIYFQFRTGIIPPSSRHHVFGWGELIVDPKAIAKRYLSTYFIIDILAILPCPQVVVLLASKKETPMVTKELLKLVIFSQYVPRLLRIYPQYVEVIRTSGILIRTAWTGAAYNLFLYMLASHVVGAFWYLFGTERQASCWKKMCSNITGCPDKGFYCRDDNQSSERGYLHNISRFCRIVEPYDQKGNSTNEAFDYGIFTKVLKSGVVESKNFLDKSSYCFWWGLRSLSSLGQNLDTSTYFWEIVFAVSIAIAGLVLFSLLIGNMQKYLQSLQSTIVKIEEMRKRKTDVEQWEQWMSQRMLPENLRKRVRRYEQYKWLETRGVDEENLFRNLPKDLRRDIKRYLCLDLLKKVPMFAKMDQQLWDPLVDRLKPVLYTQFSYIVREGDPVDEMLFIMRGNLTTFTTNGGIIGFFNTAILKAGDFCGEELLTWVLFDQSSTTFPLSTRTVKVNTEVQAFALMAEDLKTVASQFLKLHTKELQNTFKFYSQQWRTWAACFIQSAWHCYSKKKHERTLRDAENRLQFSLANEAGTSASLGATIYALWFAAHLLRALRRPNGGRTSTRAPQRVPELMPPKPAEPDFSANQG